Proteins from a single region of Clupea harengus chromosome 5, Ch_v2.0.2, whole genome shotgun sequence:
- the LOC105912156 gene encoding inter-alpha-trypsin inhibitor heavy chain H3-like yields MSAVRTVLLLWVFVGAIVSTYGALVISRDTEVQDNPDRTRHIKKRSVSDVEIEVQSVRVDCKVASRFAHTVMTTKALNKGNSSKEIFFEVDLPKTAFITNFSMEIDGETYVGEIKEKEKAKKQYEKAVSSGQTAGLIKASGRKMEKFSVSVNIAAYSNVTFTLSYEELLKRRLGNYEITTRVKPKQLVQNFEIVADIYEPQGIAFLDANATFITNELLPLVEKTVTDKTAHVSFSPTLDQQRKCPDCDGTLIDGDFFIKYDVNRDDSIGDIQIVNGYFVHYFAPADLPRVPKNVVFVIDISGSMSGHKMEQTKEALLTILSDLNEDDYFGLVLFDDEIEPWRPSLTKATEDYVATAKEFVKTIEDRGSTNINDAVLKAVEMLMTDKQQNLLPENSVSMVILLTDGQPTSGETDTEVIQENVQASIDGNVTLFCLGFGYDLDYGFLDTMAKQNDGLARRIYEASDAVVQLQGFYEEVASPLLSDVLFRYPEDAVHSLTNSHFKQLFNGSEIVVAGQLIENDMENFLIEVSGHGVDEYVIQGQSSAQEWDIMFPEQEYIFGEFTERLWAYLTIEQLLDRKDKGSPEERANATAEALDLSLKYNFVTPLTSMVVTKPENEENPDDVLIADKLTEEQRTGPQAQGFHPPAQYANYRLASAPRGPPAYFDASSPLVDGDPHFIIELPEKNDALCFNIDDEPGTVLTLVRDPELGIVVNGETIGDKKVDPGSKVNTYFGRFGIVHQNLGIRLVVSTKEISVTQDSRMLKLQWSHTASVKGANMDLQVTKDHSLTVTLKDSVKFVIILHKVWKKHPYHQDYLGFYTIDGHLLSPSVHGLLGQFYHGVQFEVSDTYPGKDQDKPDASMFIKGKKLTVTRGWQRDFRKDVKNGEKVPCWFIHNNGTGLIDGSPEDYVVSSLI; encoded by the exons ATGTCTGCAGTCAGGACTGTGCTGCTGCTCTGGGTCTTTGTAGGTGCGATTGTCAGTACTTATGGCGCTTTGGTTATCTCTAGGGACACTGAGGTTCAG gACAATCCTGACAGGACAAGACATATCAAG AAACGCAGTGTCAGTGATGTAGAG ATTGAAGTGCAGAGTGTGAGGGTCGACTGCAAGGTTGCGTCCCGTTTTGCTCATACAGTCATGACTACCAAAGCTCTGAACAAGGGCAACTCATCGAAGGAAATATTCTTTGAGGTGGACCTGCCAAAGACGGCTTTCATCACCAACTTCAGCAT GGAGATAGACGGAGAGACATATGTGGGTGAGataaaggagaaggagaaggccaAGAAGCAGTATGAAAAGGCTGTGTCATCAGGACAGACTGCTGGACTCATCAA AGCATCAggcagaaagatggagaaattCTCAGTTTCAGTGAACATTGCAGCCTACAGTAATGTCACATTCACACTGTCATATGAGGAGTTGCTGAAGCGTCGGTTGGGCAACTATGAGATAACGACCCGGGTCAAACCCAAACAGTTAGTACAGAATTTTGAG ATTGTGGCAGACATCTACGAGCCTCAAGGAATTGCCTTCCTGGATGCCAATGCGACATTTATCACCAATGAGCTACTTCCCCTGGTGGAGAAAACTGTCACTGACAAAACG GCTCATGTTTCCTTCAGTCCAACACTGGACCAGCAGAGGAAATGCCCTGACTGTGACGGTACGCTGATCGATGGGGACTTCTTCATAAAGTATGATGTGAACCGTGATGATAGCATTGGGGACATTCAG ATAGTTAATGGCTACTTTGTGCATTATTTTGCACCTGCCGACTTGCCCCGAGTTCCCAagaatgttgtgtttgtgatagACATCAGTGGATCCATGAGTGGGCATAAAATGGAACAG ACAAAAGAAGCTTTGTTGACCATCCTGAGTGACCTGAATGAAGATGACTACTTCGGACTGGTTCTGTTTGATGATGAAATTGAACCATGGAGGCCATCTCTGACCAAGGCTACGGAAGACTATGTGGCAACAGCAAAGGAATTTGTCAAAACTATTGAGGACAGAGGCA GTACAAACATCAATGATGCAGTTCTCAAGGCAGTGGAGATGCTTATGACAGACAAGCAACAGAACCTGCTGCCAGAGAATAGTGTATCTATGGTCATCCTACTTACAGATGGACAACCCACTTCTG gagagacagacacagaggtaaTCCAGGAGAACGTCCAAGCTTCCATTGACGGGAATGTGACCCTGTTCTGCCTTGGCTTTGGCTATGACCTGGACTATGGCTTTTTGGATACCATGGCAAAGCAGAACGATGGACTGGCCCGCAGAATCTATGAGGCATCAGATGCTGTAGTGCAGCTGCAG GGATTTTATGAGGAGGTGGCCAGTCCCCTTCTCTCTGATGTGCTCTTCAGATACCCTGAAGACGCGGTGCACTCTCTGACCAACAGCCACTTTAAGCAGCTCTTCAATGGCTCTGAGATTGTGGTGGCTGGACAACTGATTGAAAATGACATGGAAAACTTCCTCATAGAAGTCTCGGGACATGGG GTGGACGAGTATGTGATCCAGGGCCAGAGCTCTGCCCAAGAGTGGGACATCATGTTCCCAGAACAAGAGTACATCTTTGGGGAGTTCACAGAGCGCCTGTGGGCCTACCTCACTATCGAACAGCTCCTGGATAGGAA AGATAAAGGCTCACCTGAAGAAAGGGCCAATGCTACTGCAGAGGCTCTGGACCTTTCCCTCAAGTACAACTTTGTCACTCCCCTCACATCCATGGTGGTCACAAAACCAGAGAATGAGGAGAATCCAGATGATGTACTCATTGCAGACAAACTCACTGAAG AACAGAGAACTGGCCCTCAGGCTCAAG GCTTCCATCCACCAGCTCAGTATGCCAACTACAGACTAGCCTCGGCCCCCCGAGGACCGCCCGCCTATTTTG ATGCATCTAGTCCTCTTGTGGATGGAGACCCTCATTTCATCATTGAGTTGCCAGAGAAAAATGATGCACTGTGTTTTAACATCGATGACGAACCAGGCACTGTCCTTACCCTCGTGAGAGATCCTGAGCTTG GTATTGTGGTGAATGGCGAAACCATCGGGGACAAGAAGGTTGACCCTGGGAGCAAAGTGAACACATACTTTGGTCGTTTCGGTATCGTTCACCAGAACTTAGGCATCAGACTGGTGGTGAGCACCAAGGAGATATCTGTGACCCAGGACAGCAGAATGCTCAAGCTACAGTGGTCCCACACAGCTTCTGTTAAAGGGGCAAA CATGGACCTGCAGGTTACGAAAGATCACAGTCTGACCGTCACTCTGAAGGACTCTGTGAAGTTTGTCATCATTTTGCATAAGGTGTGGAAGAAGCACCCATACCACCAGGACTACTTGGGGTTCTACACCATAGACGGCCACCTGCTCTCCCCCAGTGTCCACGGTCTGCTGG GCCAGTTTTATCATGGTGTGCAATTTGAGGTGAGTGACACCTACCCAGGGAAGGACCAAGACAAACCTGATGCTTCAATGTTCATTAAGGGGAAGAAACTAACCGTGACCAG AGGCTGGCAGAGAGACTTCCGGAAGGACGTGAAGAACGGAGAGAAAGTGCCCTGCTGGTTTATACACAACAATGGAACTGGACTCATCGATGGGAGCCCTGAAGACTATGTGGTGTCCAGCCTGATCTAG